From one Triticum urartu cultivar G1812 chromosome 3, Tu2.1, whole genome shotgun sequence genomic stretch:
- the LOC125546414 gene encoding BURP domain-containing protein 13-like, translating into MDHLLFFSFKSVMHSKSAFLLIVVAVSTTAMVHGHPAASTPAARFWEQALSGTPMPEVLADFVQKGIDLSPLVEHYSAKPSIGMCTLFNTICDARTVAETGIFFHEAELHPGSTMTLSFPAEAETAILPHDVAGKVPFENLSDVLSTFHISPGSAEAAQVEDTLRKCQQPPIAGEMKACTISLESTVKAAMEMLGTTIQQGGGGGDVWAATSTLPRGGLLPRREYIVEEVTKLEGTGYVACHKVPFPYAVFHCHIAHTGYIGYKVTLHGRGDDDGPVVSLLAFCHFDTSRWNPAHPAFQILKTHPGASTSVCHFMSYGNLAFVKKARTA; encoded by the exons ATGGATCATCTCCTCTTTTTCTCATTCAAATCAGTCATGCATTCAAAATCCGCTTTCCTTCTGATCGTGGTGGCAGTTAGCACCACGGCCATGGTGCATGGCCACCCTGCCGCTAGCACTCCGGCGGCACGGTTCTGGGAGCAGGCCCTCTCTGGCACGCCTATGCCGGAGGTTTTAGCTGATTTTGTTCAGAAAG GAATCGATCTGTCACCGCTTGTGGAGCACTACTCTGCAAAGCCCAGTATCGGCATGTGCACACTTTTCAACACTATCTGCGACGCGCGGACAGTGGCGGAGACCGGCATCTTCTTCCACGAGGCCGAGCTACATCCGGGCAGCACCATGACCCTGTCTTTCCCAGCGGAGGCGGAGACAGCCATCCTCCCGCACGACGTCGCCGGCAAGGTCCCCTTCGAGAACCTAAGCGACGTCCTCTCCACGTTCCACATCTCACCAGGCTCCGCTGAGGCGGCGCAAGTGGAGGACACCCTGCGCAAGTGCCAGCAGCCGCCAATTGCCGGTGAGATGAAAGCCTGCACCATATCGCTAGAGAGCACTGTAAAGGCCGCCATGGAGATGCTCGGCACCACCATCCAgcaaggtggtggtggtggtgatgtGTGGGCGGCCACGTCGACGCTCCCCCGCGGTGGCCTGTTACCACGCCGGGAGTACATTGTGGAGGAGGTCACCAAGCTAGAGGGCACTGGCTACGTGGCCTGCCACAAGGTGCCGTTCCCATACGCCGTCTTCCATTGTCACATCGCGCATACGGGGTATATAGGTTACAAGGTCACCCTCCACGGCCGCGGCGACGACGATGGCCCGGTGGTTTCCTTGCTGGCGTTCTGCCATTTCGACACCTCCCGCTGGAATCCGGCACACCCGGCGTTCCAGATACTGAAGACCCACCCTGGTGCCAGTACCTCGGTGTGCCACTTCATGTCGTATGGCAATCTCGCGTTCGTCAAGAAGGCACGCACAGCCTAG